The following are encoded in a window of Kitasatospora sp. NBC_01250 genomic DNA:
- a CDS encoding ATP-binding cassette domain-containing protein yields the protein MTQSHHTNRLAIEATGLRKAYGDKHVLDGIDLRVPAGTIFSLLGPNGAGKTTTVQILTSLIAADAGQVRIAGYDLAQQPDAVRAAIGVTGQFSAVDKLLTAEENLLLMADLRHLGKREGRRRAAELLEGFDLVDVARKPAATFSGGMLRRVDLAMTLVGNPQVIFLDEPTTGLDPRSRRSMWQIIRDLVAGGTTIFLTTQYLEEADQLADRIAVLDGGRLVAEGTAHELKRLVPGGHISLAFTDPAAYQRAARSLGEVTADQDALTLQVPSDGGVRSLRSLMDRLDAEAIEVGGLTVHTPDLDDVFLALTGRPAASADRPAPALESAR from the coding sequence ATGACCCAGTCACACCACACGAACCGGCTCGCGATCGAGGCCACCGGCCTGCGCAAGGCGTACGGCGACAAGCACGTCCTCGACGGGATCGACCTGCGCGTCCCGGCCGGAACGATCTTCTCCCTGCTCGGGCCGAACGGCGCCGGCAAGACGACCACCGTGCAGATCCTGACCTCGCTGATCGCGGCGGACGCCGGGCAGGTGCGGATCGCGGGGTACGACCTGGCTCAGCAGCCCGACGCGGTGCGGGCGGCGATCGGGGTCACCGGGCAGTTCTCGGCGGTGGACAAGCTCCTCACCGCGGAGGAGAACCTGCTGCTGATGGCGGACCTGCGGCACCTGGGCAAGCGGGAGGGCCGGCGCCGGGCGGCCGAACTCCTCGAGGGCTTCGACCTGGTGGACGTGGCCAGGAAGCCGGCGGCGACCTTCTCGGGCGGGATGCTGCGGCGGGTGGACCTGGCGATGACGCTGGTGGGCAACCCGCAGGTGATCTTCCTGGACGAGCCGACCACCGGGCTGGACCCGCGCAGCCGCCGCTCGATGTGGCAGATCATCCGCGACCTCGTGGCGGGCGGCACCACGATCTTCCTGACCACGCAGTACCTGGAGGAGGCCGACCAACTCGCCGACCGCATCGCGGTGCTGGACGGCGGGCGGCTGGTGGCGGAGGGCACCGCGCACGAGCTCAAGCGGCTGGTCCCGGGCGGCCACATCAGCCTGGCCTTCACCGACCCCGCCGCCTACCAGCGGGCCGCCCGCTCCCTCGGCGAGGTGACCGCCGACCAGGACGCGCTCACCCTGCAGGTCCCCAGCGACGGCGGCGTGCGCTCCCTGCGCTCGCTGATGGACCGGCTGGACGCCGAGGCGATCGAGGTCGGCGGGCTGACCGTGCACACCCCGGACCTGGACGACGTCTTCCTCGCCCTCACCGGCCGCCCGGCCGCCTCCGCCGACCGGCCCGCCCCGGCGCTGGAGAGCGCCCGATGA
- a CDS encoding ATP-binding protein — protein MPDTPGDISELVATDACWLPRRDRSPAMARRLLRDLLGRVKGGERFREHGELVLSELATNAVLHGTRSDQLIWVGLRVDPDRLWIAVEDPSSAQPRLCPTADGESGRGLYLVDRLSLSWGCGPREGIGKRVWALVGPEGTGSAGQA, from the coding sequence ATGCCTGATACCCCCGGCGACATCTCCGAGTTGGTCGCCACCGACGCCTGCTGGCTCCCGCGCCGTGACCGTTCCCCCGCCATGGCGCGGCGCCTGCTCCGGGACCTCCTCGGTCGCGTCAAGGGAGGTGAACGCTTCCGGGAGCACGGGGAGTTGGTCCTCTCCGAGCTGGCCACGAACGCCGTCCTGCACGGCACCCGCTCCGACCAGCTGATCTGGGTCGGCCTGAGGGTCGACCCGGACCGGCTCTGGATCGCGGTGGAGGACCCGAGCAGCGCCCAGCCCCGCCTCTGCCCGACCGCTGACGGTGAGTCGGGTCGCGGCCTGTACCTGGTCGACCGCCTCTCCCTCTCCTGGGGCTGCGGCCCGCGTGAGGGCATCGGCAAGCGCGTGTGGGCGCTGGTCGGCCCGGAGGGGACGGGATCCGCCGGACAGGCCTAG
- a CDS encoding RICIN domain-containing protein, with product MSAKTTIVVRNYSDGTSLAAGEGGRLRSRDSTARPQTWILTEVDSFGDGVGICTFSSTASPGTCLQAAGVGAAVTHEAGDGESSAQLWVVEPGGETTIGAVGSRGAVLQGNGPDAPVTLVRARGTLNQRWILHAE from the coding sequence ATGTCTGCCAAGACCACCATAGTTGTCCGGAACTACTCCGACGGCACCAGTCTCGCCGCCGGCGAGGGAGGGCGGCTGCGGAGCCGCGACTCCACGGCGAGGCCTCAGACGTGGATCCTCACCGAGGTCGACTCCTTCGGCGACGGCGTCGGCATCTGCACCTTCAGCAGTACCGCCTCCCCGGGCACGTGCCTCCAGGCTGCGGGTGTGGGCGCCGCTGTGACGCATGAGGCAGGCGACGGTGAGAGCTCCGCGCAGCTCTGGGTCGTCGAACCCGGCGGGGAGACCACTATCGGCGCGGTGGGCAGTCGCGGTGCGGTCTTGCAGGGGAACGGACCCGACGCGCCCGTGACGCTGGTGCGGGCCAGAGGCACGCTCAACCAGAGGTGGATCCTGCACGCCGAGTGA